The following are encoded together in the Streptomyces sp. NBC_01465 genome:
- a CDS encoding ParB/RepB/Spo0J family partition protein has translation MSERRRGLGRGLGALIPAAPQEKPGSSVGGASVSPGAVPVLTAERGVAAAKVTTLPASTVSRETVPPQEPSPDAVAEAPQSAGAYFAELPLDAITPNPRQPREVFDEDALAELITSIKEVGLLQPVVVRQLGSERFELIMGERRWRACREAGLERIPAIVRDTDDEKLLLDALLENLHRAQLNPLEEAAAYDQLLKDFNCTHDQLADRIGRSRPQVSNTLRLLRLSAPVQRRVAAGVLSAGHARALLSVDDSEEQDRLAHRIVAEGLSVRAVEEIVTLMGSRPQSSAKAKGPRAGTRLSPALSDLASRLSDRFETRVKVDLGQKKGKIVVEFASMEDLDRILGSLAPGEGRVFDKAPAEEAAAEDDEG, from the coding sequence GTGAGCGAGCGACGTAGAGGGCTGGGACGGGGGCTCGGTGCGCTGATCCCCGCCGCCCCCCAGGAGAAGCCGGGGTCGTCTGTCGGTGGGGCTTCGGTCTCCCCCGGGGCAGTGCCGGTACTGACCGCCGAGCGTGGTGTGGCCGCCGCGAAGGTGACCACGCTGCCCGCGAGCACCGTTTCACGTGAAACAGTGCCCCCGCAGGAACCGTCGCCGGACGCTGTCGCGGAAGCGCCGCAGTCGGCAGGGGCGTACTTCGCCGAGCTGCCGCTGGACGCGATCACCCCCAACCCTCGGCAGCCGCGTGAGGTGTTCGACGAGGACGCCCTCGCCGAACTGATCACCTCTATCAAGGAGGTGGGGCTTCTCCAGCCCGTCGTCGTGCGGCAGCTGGGGAGCGAGCGTTTCGAGCTCATCATGGGCGAGAGGCGCTGGCGCGCCTGCCGTGAGGCGGGTCTGGAGCGGATTCCGGCGATTGTCCGGGACACCGACGACGAGAAGCTCCTCCTCGACGCGCTGCTGGAGAACCTTCACCGTGCTCAGCTGAACCCTCTCGAAGAGGCTGCGGCGTACGACCAGTTGCTGAAGGACTTCAACTGCACGCACGACCAGCTGGCCGACCGGATCGGCCGCTCGCGGCCGCAGGTCTCCAACACGCTGCGCCTGCTGAGGCTCTCCGCTCCGGTCCAGCGCAGGGTCGCCGCCGGGGTACTCTCCGCCGGGCATGCGCGGGCGCTGCTCTCGGTGGACGACTCCGAGGAGCAGGACCGCCTGGCGCACCGCATCGTGGCCGAGGGCCTTTCGGTGCGTGCGGTCGAGGAGATCGTGACGCTGATGGGGTCGCGCCCGCAGAGCTCGGCCAAGGCGAAGGGGCCGCGTGCCGGTACTCGGCTGTCGCCTGCGCTCTCCGATCTTGCCTCGCGTCTCTCGGATCGTTTCGAGACGAGGGTGAAGGTCGACCTGGGGCAGAAGAAGGGGAAGATCGTCGTCGAGTTCGCCTCGATGGAGGATCTGGACCGCATTCTCGGCTCTCTGGCTCCGGGTGAGGGCCGCGTCTTCGACAAGGCTCCGGCCGAGGAGGCTGCTGCGGAGGACGACGAGGGCTGA
- the murJ gene encoding murein biosynthesis integral membrane protein MurJ, with the protein MNAPYDGDRGQGAGGGDPAGQVPPPPAQDPYAQPPYVQDPYAQQPPYPQDAYAQDPYLQDAYDHDPYRSQDLTAQDPVTEALYDQAAHPPPPPGTWAEPQQLYQQPAAPQYAPNPQVWAQTPPPEPEGPSRYLPYGDDATTQFVGLDDLVSQAAERPDEQDAFAYLFRDQQGTAPTPGPTPEPEPAAPAPPKSGGRASGLLKSSAVMAAGTLVSRLTGFVRTMVITAALGAATLGDAFTVAYTLPTMIYILTVGGGLNSVFVPQLVRSMKEDEDGGEAYANRLLTLVMVALGVIVAVAVFAAPLLIHLMSSTIANDPPANSVAVTFARYCLPTIFFMGVHVVMGQILNARGKFGAMMWTPVLNNIVMISTFGLFIWVYGTSAESRMGVETIPADGIRLLGIGTLLGLVVQALAMIPYLREAGFRFRPRFDWRGHGLGKAVKLAKWTVLFVLANQAGVLVVTQLATAAGQASGRDGAGIMAYSNAQLIWGMPQAIITVSVMAALLPRISRAAHDGDPGAVRDDISQGLRNSAVAIVPVSFAFLALGVPMCTLLFSSSGVQASQSMGYVLMAFGLGLIPYSVQYVVLRGFYAYEDTRTPFYNTVIVAAVNAAASTLCFVVLPAQWAVVGMAASYGLAYAVGVGVAWRRLSRRLGGDLDGTHILRTYARLSLASIPAALLGGAVGLAITRALGHGAFASLAALIVGGIVLLGVFFIAAKRMRIAELNSMVSMVRGRLGR; encoded by the coding sequence ATGAACGCGCCGTACGACGGTGACCGCGGCCAGGGTGCCGGCGGTGGAGATCCGGCGGGACAGGTTCCACCGCCGCCTGCCCAGGACCCGTACGCCCAGCCCCCGTACGTCCAGGATCCGTACGCCCAGCAGCCCCCGTATCCCCAGGACGCGTACGCCCAGGACCCCTATCTCCAGGACGCGTACGACCACGACCCCTACCGGTCCCAGGACCTCACCGCCCAGGACCCGGTGACCGAGGCGCTCTACGACCAGGCCGCGCACCCGCCGCCGCCCCCCGGCACCTGGGCGGAGCCCCAGCAGCTCTACCAGCAGCCGGCCGCACCGCAGTACGCCCCGAACCCCCAGGTGTGGGCGCAGACCCCGCCCCCGGAGCCCGAGGGCCCCTCCCGCTACCTCCCGTACGGCGACGACGCGACGACCCAGTTCGTGGGCCTGGACGACCTGGTCAGCCAGGCCGCCGAACGCCCGGACGAGCAGGACGCCTTCGCCTATCTCTTCCGCGACCAGCAGGGCACGGCGCCCACCCCGGGCCCCACCCCCGAACCCGAGCCCGCCGCACCCGCCCCGCCGAAGTCCGGCGGCCGCGCGTCGGGCCTGCTCAAGTCGAGCGCGGTGATGGCCGCGGGCACGCTGGTCTCCCGCCTCACCGGCTTCGTACGCACCATGGTCATCACCGCCGCCCTCGGTGCGGCGACCCTCGGTGACGCCTTCACCGTGGCGTACACCCTGCCGACGATGATCTACATCCTGACCGTCGGCGGCGGCCTCAACTCCGTGTTCGTACCCCAGCTGGTGCGCTCGATGAAGGAGGACGAGGACGGCGGCGAGGCCTACGCCAACCGCCTGCTCACCCTCGTCATGGTCGCGCTCGGCGTGATCGTCGCCGTGGCGGTCTTCGCGGCGCCGCTGCTCATCCACCTCATGTCGTCGACGATCGCCAACGACCCGCCGGCCAACAGCGTCGCCGTCACCTTCGCCCGCTACTGCCTGCCCACCATCTTCTTCATGGGTGTGCACGTGGTGATGGGCCAGATCCTCAACGCCCGCGGCAAGTTCGGCGCGATGATGTGGACCCCGGTCCTCAACAACATCGTGATGATCTCCACCTTCGGCCTCTTCATCTGGGTCTACGGCACCTCCGCCGAGTCCCGCATGGGCGTGGAGACCATCCCGGCCGACGGCATCCGGCTGCTGGGCATCGGCACCCTGCTCGGCCTCGTCGTCCAGGCGCTGGCGATGATCCCGTACCTACGCGAGGCAGGCTTCCGCTTCCGCCCCCGCTTCGACTGGCGCGGCCACGGCCTGGGCAAGGCGGTGAAGCTCGCCAAGTGGACCGTCCTGTTCGTCCTCGCCAACCAGGCGGGCGTCCTGGTGGTCACCCAGCTCGCCACCGCAGCCGGTCAGGCCTCGGGCCGGGACGGCGCCGGCATCATGGCGTACTCCAACGCACAGCTCATCTGGGGCATGCCCCAGGCGATCATCACCGTCTCCGTCATGGCCGCCCTGCTGCCGCGCATCTCGCGTGCTGCCCACGACGGCGACCCGGGCGCGGTCCGCGACGACATCTCCCAGGGCCTGCGGAACTCCGCGGTGGCGATCGTCCCGGTCTCCTTCGCGTTCCTCGCCCTGGGCGTCCCGATGTGCACCCTGCTCTTCTCCTCCAGCGGCGTACAGGCCTCGCAGTCGATGGGCTACGTCCTGATGGCCTTCGGCCTGGGCCTCATCCCGTACTCGGTCCAGTACGTCGTCCTGCGCGGCTTCTACGCCTACGAGGACACTCGCACGCCCTTCTACAACACCGTCATCGTGGCCGCCGTCAACGCGGCAGCCTCCACGCTCTGCTTCGTCGTCCTCCCGGCCCAGTGGGCCGTCGTCGGCATGGCCGCCTCGTACGGCCTCGCCTACGCCGTCGGTGTGGGTGTGGCCTGGCGCAGGCTCAGCAGGCGCCTCGGCGGCGACCTGGACGGCACACACATCCTGCGGACCTACGCACGCCTCTCCCTGGCCTCCATCCCGGCAGCGCTCCTCGGCGGCGCGGTGGGCCTCGCCATCACCCGGGCGCTGGGCCACGGGGCTTTCGCCTCGCTGGCTGCGCTGATCGTCGGCGGAATCGTGCTCCTGGGTGTGTTTTTCATCGCCGCCAAGCGCATGCGCATCGCGGAGCTGAATTCCATGGTCTCCATGGTGCGCGGGCGTCTCGGGCGCTGA
- the trxB gene encoding thioredoxin-disulfide reductase: MSDVRNVIIIGSGPAGYTAALYTARASLQPLVFEGAVTAGGALMNTTEVENFPGFRDGIMGPDLMDNMRAQAERFGAELVPDDIVAVDLTGEIKTVTDTAGTVHRAKAVIVTTGSQHRKLGLPNEDVLSGRGVSWCATCDGFFFKDQDIAVIGGGDTAMEEATFLSRFAKSVTIVHRRDTLRASKAMQERAIADPKIKFAWDSEVAEIHGEQKLSGLTLRNTKTGETSELPVTGLFIAVGHDPRTELFNGQLDLDDEGYLKVAAPSTRTNLAGVFGAGDVVDHTYRQAITAAGTGCSAALDAERFLAALADSEKAATAAV, from the coding sequence GTGAGCGACGTCCGTAACGTGATCATCATCGGCTCCGGGCCCGCCGGTTACACCGCGGCGCTCTACACCGCGCGTGCATCGCTGCAGCCGCTGGTGTTCGAAGGCGCCGTCACCGCAGGCGGTGCGCTGATGAACACCACCGAGGTGGAGAACTTCCCCGGCTTCCGCGACGGCATCATGGGCCCGGACCTGATGGACAACATGCGTGCCCAGGCCGAGCGGTTCGGCGCCGAGCTCGTCCCCGACGACATCGTCGCAGTCGACCTGACCGGTGAGATCAAGACCGTCACCGACACCGCGGGCACCGTCCACCGCGCCAAGGCCGTCATCGTGACGACCGGATCGCAGCACCGCAAGCTCGGCCTCCCGAACGAGGACGTGCTCTCCGGCCGCGGCGTCTCCTGGTGTGCCACCTGCGACGGGTTCTTCTTCAAGGACCAGGACATCGCCGTCATCGGCGGTGGCGACACCGCGATGGAAGAAGCAACCTTCCTCTCGCGCTTCGCCAAGTCCGTCACCATCGTCCACCGCCGCGACACCCTGCGTGCCTCGAAGGCCATGCAGGAACGTGCCATCGCCGACCCGAAGATCAAGTTCGCGTGGGACAGCGAGGTCGCCGAGATCCACGGCGAGCAGAAGCTCTCCGGTCTGACCCTGCGCAACACGAAGACCGGCGAGACCTCCGAGCTGCCGGTCACCGGCCTCTTCATCGCCGTCGGCCACGACCCTCGCACCGAGCTCTTCAACGGCCAGTTGGACCTGGACGACGAGGGCTACCTGAAGGTCGCCGCACCGTCGACGCGCACCAACCTGGCCGGTGTCTTCGGTGCCGGAGACGTCGTCGACCACACCTACCGGCAGGCGATCACCGCTGCGGGCACGGGCTGCTCCGCCGCCCTCGACGCCGAGCGGTTCCTTGCCGCCCTCGCCGACAGCGAGAAGGCCGCCACCGCCGCGGTCTGA
- the trxA gene encoding thioredoxin, whose translation MAGTLKNVTDDSFEQDVLKNDKPVLVDFWAAWCGPCRQIAPSLEAIAAEYGEQIEIVKLNIDENPETAAKYGVMSIPTLNVYQGGEVAKTIVGAKPKAAIVRDLEGFIGDEAKA comes from the coding sequence GTGGCCGGCACCCTGAAGAACGTGACTGACGACTCCTTCGAGCAGGACGTTCTCAAGAACGACAAGCCTGTACTGGTGGACTTCTGGGCTGCCTGGTGCGGCCCGTGCCGCCAGATCGCCCCGTCCCTCGAGGCGATCGCGGCCGAGTACGGCGAGCAGATCGAGATCGTCAAGCTCAACATTGACGAGAACCCGGAAACCGCTGCCAAGTACGGCGTGATGTCCATCCCGACGCTCAACGTCTACCAGGGCGGCGAGGTCGCGAAGACCATCGTCGGCGCCAAGCCGAAGGCCGCGATCGTCCGCGACCTCGAGGGCTTCATCGGCGACGAGGCCAAGGCCTGA
- a CDS encoding GNAT family N-acetyltransferase, which produces MGRRLVPLTLDNLPDLPKRCRSCVFWELDPVSGEAAVKAGTPELEKEAWISAVLLEWGSCGRVVYVDDVPVGFVLYAPPAYVPRSTAFPTSPVSPDAVQLMTAWIMPGYQGQGLGRVMVQTVAKDLLRRNFKAIEAFGDARWKEPGCVLPADHLLSVGFKTVRPHPVHPRLRLELRTTLSWKEDVELALDRLLGAVQKEPVLRPL; this is translated from the coding sequence ATGGGGCGTCGGCTCGTACCGCTCACACTGGACAACCTTCCGGACCTCCCCAAGCGCTGCCGCTCATGCGTTTTCTGGGAGCTTGATCCGGTCAGTGGAGAAGCTGCGGTAAAGGCCGGCACGCCCGAGCTGGAGAAGGAAGCCTGGATTTCGGCTGTCCTGCTGGAATGGGGCTCGTGCGGCAGGGTTGTCTATGTGGACGATGTCCCGGTGGGTTTTGTCCTCTACGCGCCCCCGGCCTATGTGCCGCGCTCCACGGCTTTCCCTACCAGCCCTGTCTCACCCGATGCCGTTCAGCTGATGACGGCGTGGATCATGCCGGGTTACCAAGGCCAGGGTCTTGGGAGAGTGATGGTGCAGACGGTGGCCAAGGATCTGCTGCGACGGAACTTCAAGGCGATCGAAGCGTTCGGAGATGCACGCTGGAAAGAGCCCGGGTGTGTGCTGCCGGCCGATCATCTGCTCTCCGTGGGGTTCAAGACCGTACGTCCGCACCCTGTTCACCCCCGGCTGAGGCTTGAGCTGCGTACGACGCTCTCGTGGAAAGAGGATGTCGAGCTTGCTCTGGACCGTCTCCTGGGCGCGGTACAGAAAGAGCCGGTTCTGCGTCCGCTCTGA
- the sigM gene encoding RNA polymerase sigma factor SigM — MDDAALGATGDQELLAAHVAGDPDAFGELVRRHRDRLWAVALRTLGDREEAADAVQDALVSAYRAAHTFRGQSAVTTWLHRITVNACLDRARKAASRKTSPMDDTERLEQLLEPHESAEAPAVRQDLHRELLEALGTLPAEQRAALVLVDMQGYPVAEAARMLDVPTGTVKSRCARGRARLLPLLTHLRTDAGDAPGTDGGRNRTRGTSVPPPASGPRDAGPSDPAAAKGGGGRA; from the coding sequence TTGGACGACGCCGCGCTCGGCGCCACAGGCGACCAGGAGCTCCTGGCTGCCCATGTCGCCGGTGACCCCGACGCCTTCGGTGAACTCGTACGCCGCCACCGCGACCGCCTCTGGGCGGTCGCGCTGCGGACCCTGGGGGACCGCGAGGAAGCCGCTGACGCCGTCCAGGACGCCCTGGTCTCCGCCTACCGTGCCGCCCACACCTTCCGGGGCCAGTCGGCCGTCACCACCTGGCTCCACCGGATCACCGTGAACGCCTGTCTGGACCGGGCCCGCAAAGCGGCCTCCCGCAAGACCTCGCCCATGGACGACACCGAGCGGCTCGAGCAGCTGCTGGAGCCCCACGAGTCCGCCGAGGCACCCGCGGTCCGCCAGGACCTTCATCGAGAGTTGCTGGAGGCCCTGGGGACCCTCCCCGCCGAGCAGAGAGCCGCACTCGTGCTGGTCGACATGCAGGGATACCCCGTGGCGGAGGCAGCTCGCATGCTGGACGTACCGACAGGCACCGTGAAGAGCCGCTGCGCCCGCGGCAGAGCCAGACTGCTGCCCCTGCTCACCCATCTGCGTACAGATGCGGGGGATGCCCCCGGGACCGACGGGGGAAGGAACCGGACGCGAGGGACATCCGTCCCACCACCGGCATCGGGACCACGGGACGCAGGACCAAGCGATCCGGCAGCTGCGAAGGGCGGGGGTGGGCGCGCGTGA
- a CDS encoding DUF6049 family protein, translating to MAEAADFQGTAPSPARRWLRRTAAALVGAPLAAVLICGSSAGPAQAAEDVSGSSTVDVSLGSLSPSAPVTGDTVTFTGTVTNRGKQAVTEAHIGLSVGPRLSSRSALDDAAKRTGYTPGVDPVEIGGKYTVKFPKLAGGISQDFTLSVPVSKLDLGEDGVYQLGVTLFGETADAQYEQVLGIQRTFLPWQPDAQDKKTQLSYLWPLTASTHLTAETGSDEQQTPVFSDDKLAADLAPGGRLEQMVSLGSTLPVTWVIDPNLLATVDAMTRTYQIKSGDTTVAGKNQTIAKKWMSALEAAVQGQKVVALPFADPDLASLAHRGKNVPGSLSHLQRATELAASTVETVLHVKPSTDFAWPVNGAVDPSIIDVATSAGAHNVIARSDSLQETAGLPYTPTAARPIGSGTTAVVADARLSTAFQGDMSKADTSTLAVQNFLAQTLALTLQDTEKQRSIVVAPQRMPSVSQAQSMAAALHSLDPERWTRASDLVTAAKATPDAHATTRVPAASAYPRSLRSQELPVQAFQDVRAAQAGLDSFKVVLTLPDRVITPFGNAINRELSTSWRGRAQDGIAYRTGVQNFLTTLTGQVQLVQKSDMTLSGRSATIPVTIQNKLVQPVGHLKLRLTSENPTRLHVGKSKDALVEQQVNVDGGHSQTVKFTTTANANGPIKVYAQLYTEDGTPYGEAMPFTVNVSEMPANVMLVIGGGVLLLLLAGVRMYTQRKRNAARGAAAEGDIPEQPGDPTPDTRPESGDPAGASEKVDR from the coding sequence GTGGCCGAGGCGGCAGACTTCCAGGGGACGGCTCCCTCACCTGCCCGCCGGTGGCTGAGGCGCACGGCAGCGGCACTTGTCGGAGCCCCTCTCGCAGCGGTCCTGATCTGCGGTTCTTCCGCCGGTCCAGCCCAGGCGGCGGAAGACGTGTCCGGTTCCAGCACGGTCGACGTCTCCCTCGGCTCCCTGTCTCCCAGTGCCCCCGTGACGGGCGACACGGTCACCTTCACCGGCACGGTGACCAACAGGGGCAAGCAGGCCGTCACCGAGGCGCACATCGGGCTCAGCGTGGGTCCCAGGCTCTCCAGCCGGTCCGCGCTCGACGACGCCGCGAAGCGCACCGGGTACACACCGGGCGTCGACCCGGTGGAGATCGGCGGCAAGTACACGGTCAAGTTCCCGAAACTGGCCGGCGGCATCAGCCAGGACTTCACCCTCTCCGTCCCGGTCAGCAAGCTGGATCTCGGCGAGGACGGGGTCTATCAGCTCGGCGTCACCCTCTTCGGGGAGACCGCCGACGCCCAGTACGAACAGGTACTCGGCATCCAGCGGACCTTCCTCCCCTGGCAGCCCGACGCCCAGGACAAGAAGACCCAGCTCAGCTATCTCTGGCCGCTGACGGCCTCGACCCACCTCACGGCCGAAACGGGCTCCGACGAGCAGCAGACGCCGGTCTTCTCCGACGACAAGCTGGCCGCCGACCTCGCCCCCGGCGGGCGGCTGGAGCAGATGGTCTCGCTGGGCAGCACCCTGCCCGTCACCTGGGTGATCGACCCGAACCTGCTCGCCACCGTCGACGCCATGACCAGGACCTACCAGATCAAGTCCGGTGACACGACGGTCGCGGGCAAGAACCAGACCATCGCCAAGAAGTGGATGAGCGCCCTGGAAGCAGCCGTGCAGGGCCAGAAGGTCGTCGCGCTGCCCTTCGCCGATCCGGACCTCGCCTCGCTCGCCCACCGAGGCAAGAACGTGCCCGGCTCGCTGAGTCACCTCCAGCGCGCCACCGAGCTGGCCGCCTCGACCGTGGAGACGGTCCTGCACGTCAAGCCGTCCACCGACTTCGCCTGGCCGGTGAACGGTGCGGTGGACCCGTCGATCATCGACGTGGCGACCTCCGCCGGTGCGCACAACGTGATCGCGCGGAGTGACAGCCTTCAGGAGACGGCCGGCCTCCCGTACACGCCCACGGCGGCCCGCCCGATCGGCAGCGGCACCACCGCCGTAGTGGCCGACGCCAGGCTCTCCACGGCCTTCCAGGGCGACATGTCGAAGGCCGACACCTCGACGCTCGCCGTGCAGAACTTCCTCGCTCAGACCCTGGCGCTCACCCTTCAGGACACCGAGAAGCAGCGCAGCATCGTCGTCGCCCCGCAGCGGATGCCCTCGGTCTCCCAGGCCCAGTCGATGGCCGCAGCACTGCACTCCCTCGACCCCGAGCGCTGGACCCGGGCGAGCGACCTCGTCACCGCGGCGAAGGCCACGCCCGATGCCCACGCCACGACGCGGGTGCCCGCCGCGTCCGCGTACCCCCGCTCCCTGCGCTCCCAAGAACTGCCGGTGCAGGCGTTCCAGGACGTCAGGGCCGCCCAGGCCGGCCTCGACAGCTTCAAGGTCGTCCTCACCCTGCCCGACCGGGTGATCACTCCCTTCGGCAACGCGATCAACCGCGAACTGTCGACCTCCTGGCGCGGCCGCGCCCAGGACGGCATCGCGTACCGCACCGGGGTGCAGAACTTCCTGACGACCCTCACCGGTCAGGTCCAGCTCGTCCAGAAGTCGGACATGACGCTCTCGGGGCGCAGCGCGACCATCCCGGTGACCATCCAGAACAAGCTCGTCCAGCCCGTCGGTCATCTGAAGCTGCGTCTGACGTCCGAGAACCCGACCCGACTCCATGTGGGGAAGTCCAAGGACGCCCTCGTCGAACAGCAGGTGAATGTCGACGGCGGCCACAGCCAGACGGTGAAATTCACCACCACCGCCAACGCGAACGGCCCCATCAAGGTCTACGCACAGCTCTACACCGAGGACGGAACGCCGTACGGCGAGGCGATGCCGTTCACCGTCAACGTCTCCGAGATGCCCGCGAACGTCATGCTGGTCATCGGCGGCGGCGTACTCCTGCTGCTCCTCGCAGGCGTGCGGATGTACACCCAGCGCAAGCGCAACGCCGCCCGTGGGGCAGCAGCCGAGGGTGACATCCCCGAGCAGCCGGGTGACCCGACCCCGGACACCCGTCCGGAAAGCGGGGACCCCGCGGGCGCGAGTGAGAAGGTGGACCGTTGA
- a CDS encoding protein kinase family protein — protein MAERSTAAVDVADNSGDEPLSAKAEKATADGLAESHDTADKSTQDTESEQKSPEPSVATPELHSGHKLARRYRLEECVTRLDGFSSWRAVDEKLRRAVGVHLLPADHPRARSVLAAARSSALLGDPRFVQVLDAVEENDLVYVVHEWMPDATELTAVLAAGALEAHDAYQLVSQVSQAMAAAHREGLAHLRLTPSAVLRTSTGQYRIRGLAVNAALRGISSDTPQRTDTEAIGALLYAALTQRWPYETDAYGLSGLPKGVGLIPPDQVRAGVHRGLAELAMRALANDGATASRQEPPCTTPDELAKAVGEMPRIRPPEPTFTPPPEYQRTTYQQGTYGRTAAGTGPGVTQAVAAPPAPLQSRTGRALKWGVSALLIAALGLGSWQLADTLLDRSKKSDDPGTSRTNGGGSGSDGDKNTQPLTVKDAAEYYPDGKAQHPGDVAKTYDGKSSTYWRTYSFHAGPKLAPFKKGVGVVYDLGSAKDVTAASIQLHYGGDHTTVSLYAANSLSSSAPLNKMKKFASTDTSGTTAQLKANQKVTTQYVLVWITAMPYSAGDQYSGAGFKQAITDVKFTG, from the coding sequence GTGGCGGAACGAAGCACAGCTGCCGTCGACGTGGCCGACAACAGCGGCGATGAGCCGCTGTCCGCCAAGGCGGAGAAGGCCACGGCCGACGGGTTGGCGGAGTCCCACGACACGGCTGACAAGAGCACGCAGGACACCGAGAGCGAACAGAAGAGCCCTGAGCCTTCGGTCGCGACGCCCGAGCTGCACAGCGGCCACAAGCTGGCCAGACGCTACCGGCTCGAGGAGTGCGTCACCCGTCTGGACGGTTTCAGCAGTTGGCGTGCGGTGGACGAGAAACTCCGCCGTGCCGTCGGAGTACACCTTCTTCCCGCCGACCACCCGCGGGCCCGGTCCGTCCTGGCAGCGGCCCGCTCCTCCGCACTGCTCGGCGACCCGCGCTTCGTGCAGGTCCTGGACGCTGTCGAGGAGAACGACCTCGTCTACGTCGTCCACGAGTGGATGCCGGACGCCACGGAACTGACCGCGGTTCTCGCCGCCGGCGCGCTGGAAGCACACGACGCGTACCAGCTCGTCAGCCAGGTCTCCCAGGCCATGGCCGCAGCGCACCGTGAGGGCCTGGCCCACCTCCGGCTCACGCCCAGCGCCGTGCTGCGGACATCCACCGGCCAGTACCGCATCCGCGGGCTCGCGGTGAATGCCGCCCTGCGCGGCATCAGCTCCGACACCCCTCAGCGCACCGACACCGAAGCCATCGGCGCCCTGCTCTACGCCGCGCTGACCCAGCGCTGGCCGTACGAGACGGACGCCTACGGTCTTTCCGGCCTGCCCAAGGGCGTCGGCCTGATCCCGCCGGACCAGGTACGGGCCGGAGTCCACCGCGGGCTTGCCGAGCTCGCCATGCGTGCCCTGGCCAACGACGGTGCCACCGCCTCCCGCCAGGAACCGCCCTGCACCACGCCCGACGAGCTGGCCAAGGCCGTCGGGGAGATGCCGCGCATCCGCCCGCCGGAGCCCACCTTCACCCCGCCCCCCGAGTACCAGCGCACCACGTACCAGCAGGGCACGTACGGCCGCACCGCGGCCGGGACCGGCCCCGGTGTCACACAGGCCGTGGCCGCCCCGCCCGCCCCTCTGCAGAGCCGTACCGGCAGGGCCCTCAAATGGGGCGTGTCGGCGCTTCTGATCGCCGCGCTCGGCCTGGGGAGCTGGCAGCTCGCGGACACGCTCCTGGACCGAAGCAAGAAGTCCGACGACCCGGGCACCTCTCGCACGAACGGCGGCGGGAGCGGCAGCGACGGCGACAAGAACACCCAGCCGCTGACCGTGAAGGACGCCGCGGAGTACTACCCGGACGGCAAGGCTCAGCACCCCGGCGACGTCGCGAAGACGTACGACGGAAAGAGCTCCACGTACTGGCGCACCTACTCCTTCCACGCCGGACCCAAGCTGGCCCCCTTCAAGAAGGGCGTCGGCGTGGTCTACGACCTCGGCTCGGCCAAGGACGTCACGGCCGCGTCGATACAGCTCCACTACGGCGGCGACCACACAACGGTCTCCCTGTACGCAGCGAACTCGCTCTCCTCGTCGGCTCCGCTGAACAAGATGAAGAAGTTCGCGTCCACCGACACCTCGGGGACCACCGCGCAGCTCAAGGCCAACCAGAAGGTCACCACCCAGTACGTTCTGGTCTGGATCACAGCAATGCCGTATTCGGCGGGCGACCAGTACAGCGGCGCCGGATTCAAGCAGGCCATAACGGATGTGAAGTTCACCGGCTGA